The proteins below are encoded in one region of Centropristis striata isolate RG_2023a ecotype Rhode Island chromosome 12, C.striata_1.0, whole genome shotgun sequence:
- the LOC131981422 gene encoding protocadherin alpha-8-like: MGIQGQTRRKVCSWFAFHLALLLFVGIRALAEIRYSIPEEVKDGTTVGNVAKDLGLDITSLSDRRFRVVSESKETLFEVNQDNGALYVHKKIDREALCQSSGACLMELKVIVENPLEIHYVVVEITDVNDHSPSFPEKEQKFEIFEQTLPGRRFQLHTARDPDAGVNSIRTYTLKSNEHFEVDIRQSDEDKIPFLVLKKSLDREQNNRHTLLVTAVDGGKPPKSGTLNVSIIVLDSNDNRPIFSQEIYQIEIQENVPIATSVFRMNATDPDEGTNSEIEYSLGKTLKKKVYDIFELDKLTGEIRVKGVVDYEENDVYKLDVEASDKGTPPLTGECRVIIKIKDINDNPPEIEVTSLSNTVSEDLKPGTMIALISVKDKDSGVNGKIISSITSNVPFELKPSYKENVYSVVTKGFLDREEVSDYEITIKATDCGEPPLSTVKTLNIQISDVNDNRPHFDQNPLQFYLQENNVAGNSVFSVSATDKDVNDNAAISYHIVREGSQNDIMSFLNVNSDNGHISALKSFDFETLKTFQFQVVATDSGTPSLSSNVTVNVFILDQNDNAPVILYPVSSNGSAEGVEEIPRNVNAGHLVTKVRAYDADIGYNGWLLFSLQEVTDHSLFALDRYTGQIRTLRSFTETDEAEHKLIILVKDNGNVSLSATATVLVKVVEPKEAFAASDVKSATRDEEGTDVTFYLMITLGSVSVLFIISIIVLIAMQCSKSTEYTSKYLQETNYDGTLCHSIQYRSGDKRYMLVGPRMSIGSTIVPGSHANTLVLPDRRRTSTEFL, encoded by the exons ATGGGGATCCAAGGACAAACTCGAAGGAAGGTCTGCTCCTGGTTTGCTTTTCATTTGGCTCTACTCTTGTTTGTCGGGATACGGGCTTTGGCAGAAATACGGTACTCTATTCCCGAGGAGGTGAAAGATGGAACCACTGTTGGAAATGTTGCGAAGGATCTTGGCCTTGACATCACCTCTTTGTCTGACCGAAGGTTTCGTGTTGTTTCTGAATCTAAGGAGACATTGTTTGAGGTAAACCAGGACAATGGGGCTCTGTATGTGCATAAGAAAATCGACAGGGAGGCGCTCTGTCAGAGTAGCGGTGCCTGTCTAATGGAGCTAAAAGTCATAGTCGAAAACCCTTTGGAAATACACTACGTAGTAGTAGAAATTACAGATGTAAATGATCACTCTCCGAGTTTCCCCGAAAAAGAACAGAAATTTGAAATATTTGAACAAACATTACCAGGAAGGCGATTTCAGCTGCACACTGCTCGTGATCCAGATGCTGGAGTTAACTCTATTCGTACATACACTTTGAAGTCAAATGAACATTTTGAAGTTGATATCCGTCAAAGCGATGAGGATAAAATACCATTTTTAGTGCTGAAGAAATCGTTAGACAGAGAACAAAATAACAGACACACGCTGCTGGTAACAGCAGTTGATGGAGGTAAACCTCCAAAATCAGGAACACTAAATGTTTCTATTATTGTTCTTGACAGTAATGATAATCGTCCGATATTCAGTCAGGAGATTTACCAAATAGAAATACAGGAAAACGTTCCAATCGCTACTTCAGTGTTTAGAATGAATGCAACAGATCCGGATGAAGGCACTAACAGCGAAATTGAATACAGCCTTGGAAAAACTCTAAAGAAAAAAGTATATGACATTTTTGAATTGGACAAATTAACAGGAGAGATTAGGGTTAAAGGAGTAGTGGACTATGAAGAAAACGATGTTTATAAACTCGATGTTGAGGCATCAGATAAAGGAACACCTCCACTGACAGGAGAGTGTAGAGTCATTATAAAGATTAAAGACATTAATGATAACCCACCTGAAATAGAAGTCACGTCACTGTCAAATACAGTGTCAGAAGATTTAAAGCCGGGCACAATGATAGCTCTTATCAGTGTAAAGGATAAAGACTCCGGTGTCAATGGGAAAATTATTTCAAGCATAACATCAAATGTGCCTTTTGAATTAAAGCCCTCCTACAAGGAAAACGTATATTCAGTTGTCACAAAAGGATTTTTGGATCGGGAAGAGGTATCAGAttatgaaataacaataaaagccaCTGACTGTGGTGAACCTCCCTTATCTACTGTAAAAACTCTCAACATTCAGATATCAGATGTAAATGACAACAGACCACATTTCGACCAAAACCCGTTACAGTTTTACCTGCAAGAAAATAATGTTGCTGGCAATTCAGTATTCTCTGTTAGCGCAACGGACAAAGATGTGAATGACAATGCAGCTATTTCATATCATATAGTCAGAGAAGGgagtcaaaatgatataatGTCTTTCCTCAATGTAAATTCAGACAATGGACACATTTCAGCACTAAAAAGTTTTGACTTTGAAACACTGAAAACGTTCCAGTTCCAAGTTGTCGCCACAGATTCGGGAACTCCGTCACTAAGCAGCAACGTCACAGTGAACGTGTTCATTCTGGATCAGAACGACAACGCTCCAGTCATCCTGTATCCAGTCAGCTCTAACGGTTCTGCTGAAGGTGTGGAGGAGATTCCCCGCAATGTGAACGCAGGACACTTGGTGACTAAAGTCAGAGCCTATGACGCTGATATAGGATATAACGGCTGGTTACTGTTTTCACTGCAGGAAGTTACTGACCACAGTCTCTTTGCTTTGGACCGCTATACAGGACAGATCAGAACACTTCGCtcattcacagagacagacgAGGCTGAGCATAAACTGATCATACTGGTGAAAGACAATGGCAACGTTTCTCTCTCAGCAACAGCTACTGTGCTTGTCAAAGTTGTGGAGCCCAAAGAGGCTTTTGCTGCTTCTGATGTTAAAAGTGCAACAAGAGATGAGGAGGGGACTGATGTGACTTTTTACCTCATGATAACTTTGGGATCAGTTTCTGTACTTTTTATCATCAGTATCATCGTGCTGATTGCAATGCAGTGCTCCAAATCCACAGAGTATACTTCTAAATATCTACAAGAGACTAATTATGATGGGACACTGTGTCACAGCATCCAGTACAGATCTGGAGACAAACGCTACATGTTAGTGGGACCCAGAATGAGTATAGGATCTACTATAGTCCCGGGCAGCCATGCCAACACACTAGTGCTCCCTGACAGGAGGAGGACATCCACAGAG TTCCTGTAA
- the LOC131981963 gene encoding protocadherin alpha-8-like — translation MGIETNIRTKDCSWFSFYVALLLLFGKQALAQIRYSIPEEVQEGTVVGNVAKDLGLDISSLIARRFRVVSGSKDAIFEVNQNNGALYVNKQIDREALCQGSGACLMELKILVESPLEIHYVNVEITDVNDHSPSFPEREQTFEIAEQTLPGKRFQLHTARDPDAGVNSIRTYTLTSNEHFEVDIRQSDEEKIPFLVLKKSLDREQKNKHTFLVTAVDGGKPPRSGTLNVSIIVLDSNDNRPIFSQEIYQIEIYENAAVGTSIFRMNATDPDEGTNGEIEYSLGKTLKRKIYDVFELDKLTGEIRVKGLVDFEDNDVYKLDVEASDKGTPPLTGECRVIIKIKDINDNPPEIEVTSLSNTVSEDSKPGTVISLISVTDKDSGVNGKIISSINLDVPFELKPSYKENIYSVVTKGFLDREEVSHYEITIKATDCGEPPLSTVKTLNIQISDVNDNRPHFDQSPLAFYLVENNVAGNSIFSVSATDKDLNDNAAISYHIVREGSQNDIMSFLNVNSENGHISALKSFDFETLKTFQFQVVATDSGTPSLSSNVTVNVFILDQNDNAPVILYPVSSNGSAEGVEEIPRNVNAGHLVTKVRAYDADIGYNGWLLFSLQEVTDHSLFALDRYTGQIRTLRSFTETDEAEHKLIILVKDNGNVSLSATATVLVKVVEPKEAFAASDVKSATRDEEGTDVTFYLMITLGSVSVLFIISIIVLIAMQCSKSTEYTSKYLQETNYDGTLCHSIQYRSGDKRYMLVGPRMSIGSTIVPGSHANTLVLPDRRRPSGEVRL, via the coding sequence ATGGGGATCGAAACAAATATTCGGACAAAGGACTGCTCctggttttctttttatgtcgctctgctgctgctgttcggAAAACAGGCTTTGGCTCAGATAAGGTACTCTATTCCTGAGGAGGTACAAGAGGGAACTGTTGTTGGAAATGTTGCGAAGGATCTTGGTCTTGACATCTCCTCTTTGATTGCTCGACGGTTTCGTGTTGTGTCTGGAAGTAAGGACGCTATTTTTGAAGTAAACCAGAATAATGGAGCATTGTACGTTAACAAGCAGATTGACCGAGAGGCGCTCTGTCAGGGCAGCGGTGCATGCCTCATGGAGCTAAAAATCCTCGTTGAAAGCCCTTTAGAAATACActatgtaaatgtagaaataactGATGTAAATGATCACTCTCCTAGTTTTCCTGAAAGAGAACAGACATTTGAAATAGCTGAGCAAACATTGCCAGGGAAGCGGTTTCAGCTGCACACTGCTCGTGATCCAGATGCTGGAGTTAACTCTATTCGTACATACACTTTAACGTCAAATGAACATTTTGAAGTAGATATTCGTCAGAGTGATGAGGAGAAAATACCATTTTTAGTGCTTAAGAAATCGTTAGACagagaacaaaagaacaaacacaCGTTCCTGGTTACAGCAGTTGATGGAGGTAAACCTCCAAGATCAGGAACACTAAATGTTTCTATTATTGTTCTTGACAGTAATGATAATCGTCCGATATTCAGTCAGGAGATTTATCAAAtagaaatatatgaaaatgCTGCAGTGGGTACTTCAATATTTAGAATGAATGCAACTGATCCGGATGAAGGCACTAATGGGGAAATTGAATACAGCCTTGGAAAAACTCTGAAACGAAAAATATATGATGTTTTTGAATTGGACAAATTAACTGGAGAGATAAGAGTTAAAGGACTAGTGGACTTTGAAGACAACGACGTTTATAAACTCGATGTTGAGGCATCAGACAAAGGAACACCTCCATTAACAGGTGAATGTAGAGTCATCATAAAGATTAAAGACATTAATGATAATCCACCTGAAATAGAAGTCACGTCACTGTCAAATACAGTGTCAGAAGACTCAAAACCTGGCACAGTTATTTCTCTCATCAGTGTGACGGATAAAGACTCCGGCGttaatggaaaaataatatCAAGCATAAACTTAGACGTGCCATTTGAATTAAAGCCTTCTTATAAGGAAAACATATATTCAGTTGTCACGAAGGGATTTTTGGATCGAGAGGAGGTGTCACAttatgaaataacaataaaagccaCTGACTGTGGTGAACCTCCTTTATCTACTGTTAAAACTCTCAATATTCAGATATCAGATGTAAATGACAACAGACCACATTTCGATCAATCTCCTTTAGCGTTTTATCTTGTAGAGAATAACGTTGCTGGAAATTCCATTTTCTCTGTAAGCGCAACGGACAAAGATTTGAATGACAACGCAGCTATTTCATATCATATAGTGAGAGAAGGgagtcaaaatgatataatGTCTTTCCTCAATGTAAATTCTGAAAACGGACACATTTCAGCACTAAAAAGTTTTGACTTTGAAACACTGAAAACGTTCCAGTTCCAAGTTGTCGCCACAGATTCTGGAACTCCGTCACTAAGCAGCAACGTCACAGTGAACGTGTTCATTCTGGATCAGAACGACAACGCTCCAGTCATCCTGTATCCAGTCAGCTCTAACGGTTCTGCTGAAGGTGTGGAGGAGATTCCCCGCAATGTGAACGCAGGACACTTGGTGACTAAAGTCAGAGCCTATGACGCTGATATAGGATATAACGGCTGGTTACTGTTTTCACTGCAGGAAGTTACTGACCACAGTCTCTTTGCTTTGGACCGCTATACAGGACAGATCAGAACACTTCGCtcattcacagagacagacgAGGCTGAGCATAAACTGATCATACTGGTGAAAGACAATGGCAACGTTTCTCTCTCAGCAACAGCTACTGTGCTTGTCAAAGTTGTGGAGCCCAAAGAGGCTTTTGCTGCTTCTGATGTTAAAAGTGCAACAAGAGATGAGGAGGGGACTGATGTGACTTTTTACCTCATGATAACTTTGGGATCAGTTTCTGTACTTTTTATCATCAGTATCATCGTGCTGATTGCAATGCAGTGCTCCAAATCCACAGAGTATACTTCGAAATATCTACAAGAGACTAATTATGATGGGACACTGTGTCACAGCATCCAGTACAGATCTGGAGACAAACGCTACATGTTAGTGGGACCCAGAATGAGTATAGGATCTACTATAGTCCCGGGCAGCCATGCCAACACACTAGTGCTCCCTGACAGGAGACGGCCTTCTGGAGAGGTAAgactttga
- the LOC131981889 gene encoding protocadherin alpha-8-like, with amino-acid sequence MGTETNTRTKDCSWFAFYIALLLLFGKQALAQIRYSIPEEVQEGTVVGNVAKDLGLDISSLIARRFRVVSESKDAIFEVNQNNGALYVNKQIDREALCQGSGACLMELKILVESPLEIHYVNVEITDVNDHSPSFPEREQIFEIAEHTLPGKRFQLHTARDPDAGVNSIRTYTLTSNEHFEVDIRQSDEDKIPFLVLKKSLDREQKNKHTFLVTAVDGGKPPRSGTLNVSIIVLDINDNRPIFSQEIYQIEIYENTPLGTSIFRMNATDPDEGTNGVIEYSLGKTLKRRIYDIFELDKLTGEIRVKGVVDFEENDVYKLDVEASDTATPPLTGECRVIIKIKDVNDNPPEIEVTSLSNTVSEDSKPGTVISLISVKDKDSGVNGKIISSINSDVPFELKPSYKENIYSVVTKGFLDREEVSHYEITIKATDCGEPPLSTVKTLSIHISDVNDNRPHFDQTPLAFYLVENTVAGNSIFSVSATDKDLNDNAAISYHIVREGSQNDIMSFLNVNSENGHISALKSFDFETLKTFQFQVVATDSGTPSLSSNVTVNVFILDQNDNAPVILYPVSSNGSAEGVEEIPRNVNAGHLVTKVRAYDADIGYNGWLLFSLQEVTDHSLFALDRYTGQIRTLRSFTETDEAEHKLIILVKDNGNVSLSATATVLVKLVEPKEAFAASDVKSATRDEEGTDVTFYLMITLGSVSVLFIISIIVLIAMQCSKSTEYTSKYLQETNYDGTLCHSIQYRSGDKRYMLVGPRMSIGSTIVPGSHANTLVLPDRRRPSGEVRL; translated from the coding sequence ATGGGGACCGAAACAAATACTCGGACAAAGGACTGCTCCTGGTTTGCTTTTTATATCGCTCTTCTGTTGCTGTTCGGAAAACAGGCTTTGGCTCAGATAAGGTACTCTATTCCTGAGGAGGTACAAGAGGGAACTGTTGTTGGAAATGTTGCAAAGGATCTTGGTCTTGACATCTCCTCTTTGATTGCTCGACGGTTTCGTGTTGTGTCTGAAAGTAAGGACGCTATTTTTGAAGTAAACCAGAATAATGGAGCATTGTACGTTAACAAGCAGATTGACCGAGAGGCGCTCTGTCAGGGCAGCGGTGCATGCCTCATGGAGCTAAAAATCCTCGTTGAAAGCCCTTTAGAAATACActatgtaaatgtagaaataactGATGTAAATGATCACTCTCCCAGTTTTCCTGAGAGAGAACAGATATTTGAAATAGCTGAGCACACATTACCAGGGAAGCGGTTCCAGCTGCACACTGCTCGTGATCCAGATGCTGGAGTTAACTCTATTCGTACATACACTTTAACGTCAAATGAACATTTTGAAGTTGATATCCGACAAAGCGATGAGGACAAAATACCATTTTTAGTGCTTAAGAAATCGTTAGACagagaacaaaagaacaaacacaCGTTCCTGGTTACAGCAGTTGATGGAGGTAAACCTCCAAGATCAGGAACACTAAATGTTTCTATTATTGTTCTTGATATTAATGATAATCGTCCGATATTCAGTCAGGAGATTTACCAAAtagaaatatatgaaaatactCCATTGGGCACTTCAATATTTCGAATGAATGCAACGGATCCGGATGAAGGCACTAACGGGGTAATTGAATACAGCCTTGGAAAGACACTGAAGCGAAgaatatatgatatttttgaATTGGATAAATTAACGGGAGAGATTAGAGTGAAAGGAGTAGTGGACTTTGAAGAAAACGACGTTTATAAACTCGACGTTGAAGCATCAGATACAGCAACCCCGCCATTAACAGGTGAATGTAGGGTCATTATAAAGATTAAAGACGTTAATGATAATCCACCTGAAATAGAAGTCACGTCACTGTCAAATACAGTGTCAGAAGACTCAAAACCTGGCACGGTTATTTCACTCATCAGTGTGAAAGATAAAGATTCCGGTGttaatggaaaaataatatCAAGCATTAACTCAGACGTGCCTTTTGAATTAAAGCcttcttacaaagaaaacatATACTCGGTTGTGACGAAGGGGTTTTTGGATCGAGAGGAGGTGTCACATTATGAAATTACGATAAAAGCCACTGATTGTGGTGAACCTCCCTTATCTACTGTTAAAACGCTGAGTATTCATATATCAGATGTAAATGACAACAGACCACATTTCGACCAAACTCCTTTAGCGTTTTATCTTGTAGAGAATACCGTTGCTGGAAATTCCATTTTCTCTGTAAGCGCAACGGACAAAGATTTGAATGACAACGCAGCTATTTCATATCATATAGTGAGAGAAGGgagtcaaaatgatataatGTCTTTCCTAAATGTAAATTCGGAAAACGGACACATTTCAGCACTAAAAAGTTTTGACTTTGAAACGCTGAAAACGTTCCAGTTCCAAGTTGTCGCCACAGATTCTGGAACTCCGTCACTAAGCAGCAACGTCACAGTGAACGTGTTCATTCTGGATCAGAACGACAACGCTCCAGTCATCCTGTATCCAGTCAGCTCTAACGGTTCTGCTGAAGGTGTGGAGGAGATTCCCCGCAATGTGAACGCAGGACACTTGGTGACTAAAGTCAGAGCCTATGACGCTGATATAGGATATAACGGCTGGTTACTGTTTTCACTGCAGGAAGTTACTGACCACAGTCTCTTTGCTTTGGACCGCTATACAGGACAGATCAGAACACTTCGCtcattcacagagacagacgAGGCTGAGCATAAACTGATCATACTGGTGAAAGACAATGGCAACGTTTCTCTCTCAGCAACAGCTACTGTGCTTGTCAAACTTGTGGAGCCCAAAGAGGCTTTTGCTGCTTCTGATGTTAAAAGTGCAACAAGAGATGAGGAGGGGACTGATGTGACTTTTTACCTCATGATAACTTTGGGATCAGTTTCTGTACTTTTTATCATCAGTATCATCGTGCTGATTGCAATGCAGTGCTCCAAATCCACAGAGTATACTTCGAAATATCTACAAGAGACTAATTATGATGGGACACTGTGTCACAGCATCCAGTACAGATCTGGAGACAAACGCTACATGTTAGTTGGACCCAGAATGAGTATAGGATCTACTATAGTCCCGGGCAGCCATGCCAACACACTAGTGCTCCCTGACAGGAGACGGCCTTCTGGAGAGGTAAGactttga
- the LOC131981424 gene encoding protocadherin alpha-8-like: MGTETNTRTKDCSWFAFYIALLLLFGKQALAQIRYSIPEEVQEGTVVGNVAKDLGLDISSLIARRFRVVSESKDAIFEVNQNNGALYVNNHIDREALCQGSGACLMELKILVESPLEIHYVNVEITDVNDHSPSFPEREQIFEIAEHTLPGKRFQLHTARDPDAGVNSIRTYTVTSNEHFEVNIRQSDAGKIPFLVLKKSLDREQKNRHTLLVTAVDGGKPPRSGTLNVSIIVLDSNDNRPIFSQEIYQIEIQENVALGTSVFRMNATDLDEDTNGEVEYSLGKTLMRKVYDIFELNKLTGEITVKGVVDYEETDIYELDVEASDKGTPPLAGECRIIIKVIDVNDNPPEIKVTSLSNTVSEDSKPGTVISLITVRDKDAGVNGKIISHISNDVPFELKPSYKENTYSVVTKGFLDREEVSHYEITIKATDCGEPPLSTYKTLNIQISDVNDNRPHFDQSPLAFYLVENNVAGNSIFSVSATDKDENDNAAISYHIVREGSQNDMMSFLNVNSETGHISALKSFDFESLKTFQFQVVATDSGTPSLSSNVTVNVFILDQNDNAPVILYPVSSNGSAEGVEEIPRNVNAGHLVTKVRAYDADIGYNGWLLFSLQEVTDHSLFALDRYTGQIRTLRSFTETDEAEHKLIILVKDNGNVSLSATATVLVKLVEPKEAFAASDVKSATRDEEGTDVTFYLMITLGSVSVLFIISIIVLIAMQCSKSTEYTSKYLQETNYDGTLCHSIQYRSGDKRYMLVGPRMSIGSTIVPGSHANTLVLPDRRSATAEVRHV; this comes from the coding sequence ATGGGGACCGAAACAAATACTCGGACAAAGGACTGCTCCTGGTTTGCTTTTTATATCGCTCTTCTGTTGCTGTTCGGAAAACAGGCTTTGGCTCAGATAAGGTACTCTATTCCTGAGGAGGTACAAGAGGGAACTGTTGTTGGAAATGTTGCGAAGGATCTTGGTCTTGACATCTCCTCTTTGATTGCTCGACGGTTTCGTGTTGTGTCTGAAAGTAAGGACGCTATTTTTGAAGTAAACCAGAATAATGGAGCATTGTACGTTAACAATCATATCGACAGAGAGGCGCTCTGTCAGGGCAGCGGTGCATGCCTCATGGAGCTAAAAATCCTCGTTGAAAGCCCTTTAGAAATACActatgtaaatgtagaaataactGATGTAAATGATCACTCTCCTAGTTTTCCTGAGAGAGAACAGATATTTGAAATAGCGGAGCACACATTACCAGGGAAGCGGTTCCAGCTGCACACTGCTCGTGATCCAGACGCAGGAGTTAACTCTATTCGTACATACACTGTAACGTCAAATGAACATTTTGAAGTAAATATCCGCCAAAGCGATGCCGGTAAGATACCATTTTTAGTGCTGAAGAAATCGTTAGACAGAGAACAAAAGAACAGACACACGCTGCTGGTAACAGCAGTTGATGGAGGTAAACCTCCAAGATCAGGAACACTAAATGTTTCTATTATTGTTCTTGACAGTAATGATAATCGTCCGATATTTAGTCAGGAGATTTACCAAATAGAAATACAGGAAAACGTTGCACTCGGTACATCAGTCTTTAGAATGAATGCGACTGATCTCGATGAAGACACTAATGGTGAAGTTGAGTATAGCCTCGGTAAAACCTTGATGCGGAAGGTATATGATATTTTTGAACTGAATAAATTAACTGGAGAGATTACAGTAAAAGGGGTAGTAGACTATGAAGAAACCGACATATATGAACTGGATGTTGAGGCATCAGATAAAGGAACACCTCCACTAGCTGGTGAGTGCAGAATCATTATAAAAGTAATAGACGTCAATGACAATCCACCAGAAATTAAAGTAACATCACTCTCAAATACAGTGTCTGAAGATTCAAAGCCTGGCACAGTTATTTCACTTATTACTGTGAGAGATAAAGACGCCGGTGTGAATGGAAAAATTATTTCACACATTTCAAATGACGTACCATTTGAATTAAAGCCTTCCTACAAGGAAAACACTTACTCTGTTGTGACGAAGGGATTTTTGGATCGAGAGGAGGTGTCACAttatgaaataacaataaaggccACTGATTGTGGTGAACCTCCATTATCTACTTATAAAACTCTTAATATTCAAATATCAGATGTAAATGACAACAGACCACACTTCGATCAATCTCCTTTAGCGTTTTATCTTGTAGAAAATAATGTCGCTGGAAATTCAATTTTCTCTGTAAGCGCAAcggacaaagatgaaaacgacaATGCAGCTATTTCATATCATATAGTGAGAGAAGGGAGTCAAAATGATATGATGTCTTTCCTTAATGTAAATTCAGAAACCGGACACATTTCAGCACTAAAAAGTTTTGACTTTGAATCACTGAAAACGTTCCAGTTCCAAGTTGTCGCCACAGATTCTGGAACTCCGTCACTAAGCAGCAACGTCACAGTGAACGTGTTCATTCTGGATCAGAACGACAACGCTCCAGTCATCCTGTATCCAGTCAGCTCTAACGGTTCTGCTGAAGGTGTGGAGGAGATTCCCCGCAATGTGAACGCAGGACACTTGGTGACTAAAGTCAGAGCCTATGACGCTGATATAGGATATAACGGCTGGTTACTGTTTTCACTGCAGGAAGTTACTGACCACAGTCTCTTTGCTTTGGACCGCTATACAGGACAGATCAGAACACTTCGCtcattcacagagacagacgAGGCTGAGCATAAACTGATCATACTGGTGAAAGACAATGGCAACGTTTCTCTCTCAGCAACAGCTACTGTGCTTGTCAAACTTGTGGAGCCCAAAGAGGCTTTTGCTGCTTCTGATGTTAAAAGTGCAACAAGAGATGAGGAGGGGACTGATGTGACTTTTTACCTCATGATAACTTTGGGATCAGTTTCTGTACTTTTTATCATCAGTATCATCGTGCTGATTGCAATGCAGTGCTCCAAATCCACAGAGTATACTTCTAAATATCTACAAGAGACTAATTATGATGGGACACTGTGTCACAGCATCCAGTACAGATCTGGAGACAAACGCTACATGTTAGTTGGACCCAGAATGAGTATAGGATCTACTATAGTCCCGGGCAGCCATGCCAACACACTAGTGCTCCCTGACAGGAGGTCTGCGACTGCAGAGGTAAGACATGTTTAA